The following coding sequences lie in one Candidatus Dependentiae bacterium genomic window:
- a CDS encoding ankyrin repeat domain-containing protein, giving the protein MKKFLFIAILCVISVPFVMAELTADQLLLKAVIVGDVKELDKAIKAGANVNAKDEKGNVALRLAAKSGGVGVVKLLMSNPNITIRLASKDHVTPFEEAVFYGKKDIIKLFIEGVDQIDKNGQKVGVSMITPNERFRKDGKNALHMIVIYKQPEILEMLIDRFLMAMTSRTNVEDYNADKEANDYYNALKIFNSFGLNDVAEADKLTPLQMAEKLLKKTQNSKEQEKYKAMIKLLKNAEEKEEMMYSDFTAFSQEEK; this is encoded by the coding sequence ATGAAGAAGTTTTTATTCATTGCAATATTATGCGTAATAAGTGTGCCATTTGTGATGGCTGAATTAACAGCAGATCAATTATTATTAAAAGCGGTGATCGTAGGGGACGTTAAGGAGCTTGATAAGGCAATTAAAGCTGGGGCAAATGTTAATGCAAAAGACGAAAAGGGCAATGTTGCTCTCCGGCTTGCTGCAAAAAGTGGTGGTGTTGGGGTAGTCAAATTATTAATGTCGAATCCCAATATTACTATTAGGCTTGCATCTAAAGATCATGTAACGCCTTTTGAAGAAGCTGTTTTCTATGGCAAAAAAGATATTATAAAACTCTTTATTGAGGGCGTTGATCAAATAGATAAGAATGGTCAGAAAGTTGGAGTATCTATGATAACTCCTAATGAGCGGTTTCGTAAAGATGGAAAAAATGCTCTTCATATGATCGTTATTTATAAGCAGCCTGAAATACTTGAGATGTTAATAGATAGATTTTTAATGGCCATGACATCCAGAACTAATGTTGAAGATTATAATGCGGACAAAGAAGCAAATGACTACTACAATGCGCTCAAGATATTTAATTCGTTCGGTCTTAACGATGTTGCCGAAGCTGATAAATTAACGCCTCTTCAGATGGCAGAAAAACTTTTAAAAAAGACACAAAATTCAAAAGAACAGGAAAAGTACAAGGCAATGATAAAATTATTAAAAAATGCAGAAGAAAAAGAAGA